The following are encoded in a window of Solidesulfovibrio magneticus RS-1 genomic DNA:
- the acs gene encoding acetate--CoA ligase alpha subunit, translated as MSLKDNIHALFAPKTVAVIGASAAPGKVGHTVVANMLEAGYKGTLIPVNPKADEILGLPVTKKIEDLPEGLDMAVIVVPVAAVVPSMEALAKRKVRSAVIITAGFKEVGKEGYALEQRLIELCTEHEIAMVGPNCLGLISTHDNNNASFAAGYPEKGSIAFFSQSGALCTAILDWALGENVGFSKFVSLGNKAVINEGNMLEYLRTDPNTSVILGYIENVEHGADFIEQAAKVTQEKPVIMIKSGTTTAGAKAASSHTGAIAGSDQAYTAAFRKTGVIRANDMATLFDLAQAFSTQPLPEGPGLCIVTNSGGPGILAADATEKSSLNMARLSNSTIERMKEFLPPYASLYNPVDLIGDAPAERYRKTLEVVIDDPQVHSILVLLTPTASAEIIETAEAIIEVSKKTKKPIFVNYMGGQRTRPGQKMLTDAGIPCSIYPEPLIKSIETMYNYYLWRQTPAQEYPEVRRNRQKARLVINEARSKGATEVVEFQAQEVLRAYNLPTPNTGLARSSDEAVAAADKIGYPVVLKIASPQISHKSDVGGVKVNLADAEAVRNAFFDITARAQRMRPEAYIAGCLVQEMAPKGCKEIIIGFKRDDQFGPLLMFGLGGIYVEILKDIAFRLAPLGRDDAKGIIREIKSYMLLKGVRGEQPVNFQAIEDILITMSELALDFPEIVEAEFNPVLVNAEKAVVADVRITLSA; from the coding sequence ATGAGTTTGAAAGACAACATCCACGCGCTGTTCGCGCCCAAAACCGTAGCCGTCATCGGGGCCTCCGCCGCCCCGGGCAAGGTCGGCCACACGGTCGTGGCCAACATGCTGGAGGCCGGGTACAAGGGCACGCTGATCCCCGTGAACCCCAAGGCCGACGAGATCCTCGGCCTGCCGGTCACCAAAAAGATCGAGGACCTGCCCGAAGGCCTGGACATGGCCGTCATCGTCGTGCCCGTGGCCGCCGTCGTGCCCTCCATGGAAGCCCTGGCCAAGCGCAAGGTGCGCTCGGCCGTCATCATCACCGCAGGCTTCAAGGAAGTGGGCAAGGAAGGCTATGCCCTGGAGCAGCGCCTGATCGAACTATGCACCGAGCATGAGATCGCCATGGTCGGCCCCAACTGCCTGGGGCTTATCAGCACCCACGACAATAATAACGCCTCGTTCGCCGCCGGCTACCCCGAAAAAGGCTCCATCGCGTTTTTCTCCCAGTCCGGGGCGCTGTGCACCGCCATTCTCGACTGGGCGCTGGGCGAAAACGTCGGGTTCTCCAAGTTCGTGTCCCTTGGCAACAAAGCCGTCATCAACGAAGGCAACATGCTGGAGTACCTGCGCACCGACCCCAACACCTCGGTCATTCTCGGGTACATCGAGAACGTCGAGCACGGCGCGGACTTCATTGAGCAGGCCGCCAAGGTCACCCAGGAAAAGCCGGTCATCATGATCAAGTCCGGTACCACCACCGCCGGCGCCAAGGCCGCCTCCTCCCACACCGGCGCCATCGCCGGTTCGGACCAGGCCTACACCGCCGCCTTCCGCAAGACCGGCGTCATCCGGGCCAATGACATGGCCACGCTGTTCGACCTGGCCCAGGCCTTCTCCACCCAGCCCCTGCCCGAGGGGCCGGGCCTGTGCATCGTCACCAACTCCGGCGGCCCCGGCATCCTGGCCGCCGACGCCACGGAAAAGTCCAGCCTCAACATGGCCCGGCTGTCAAATTCCACCATCGAACGCATGAAGGAATTCCTGCCGCCCTACGCGTCGCTCTACAACCCCGTCGACCTCATCGGCGACGCCCCGGCCGAGCGCTACCGCAAGACCCTGGAAGTGGTCATCGACGATCCCCAGGTCCACTCCATCCTGGTGCTCTTGACCCCCACGGCCTCGGCCGAGATCATCGAGACGGCCGAAGCCATCATCGAGGTTTCGAAGAAGACCAAGAAACCCATCTTCGTCAACTACATGGGCGGCCAGCGCACCCGCCCCGGCCAGAAGATGCTCACCGACGCCGGCATCCCCTGCTCCATCTACCCCGAGCCGCTGATCAAGAGCATCGAGACCATGTACAACTACTACCTGTGGCGGCAGACCCCGGCCCAGGAGTACCCCGAAGTCCGGCGCAACCGCCAAAAAGCGCGGCTGGTCATCAACGAGGCCCGGTCCAAGGGCGCCACCGAAGTGGTGGAATTCCAGGCCCAGGAAGTGCTTCGCGCCTACAACCTGCCCACCCCCAACACCGGACTGGCCCGCTCCTCGGACGAAGCCGTTGCCGCCGCCGACAAGATCGGTTACCCCGTGGTCCTCAAGATCGCCTCGCCCCAGATCTCGCACAAGTCAGACGTGGGCGGGGTCAAGGTGAACCTGGCCGATGCCGAAGCCGTGCGCAACGCCTTCTTTGACATCACGGCCCGGGCCCAGCGCATGCGGCCCGAAGCCTACATCGCCGGCTGTCTGGTCCAGGAGATGGCCCCCAAGGGCTGCAAGGAAATCATCATCGGGTTCAAGCGCGACGACCAGTTCGGGCCGCTTTTGATGTTCGGCCTGGGCGGCATCTACGTGGAAATCCTCAAGGACATCGCCTTCCGCCTGGCTCCCTTGGGCCGCGACGACGCCAAGGGCATCATCCGGGAGATCAAGTCCTACATGCTCCTTAAGGGCGTGCGCGGCGAACAGCCCGTCAACTTCCAGGCCATCGAGGACATCCTCATCACCATGTCCGAGCTGGCCCTGGATTTCCCGGAAATCGTCGAAGCCGAATTCAATCCGGTGCTGGTCAATGCCGAGAAGGCCGTGGTGGCCGACGTGCGCATCACCCTTTCCGCCTAA
- a CDS encoding (Fe-S)-binding protein, with the protein MSEMRQLVGLLKQIDDQLVACMRCGMCQAVCPIYAETGLEGHVARGKIALLECLADEVIKDPAGVKERLDACLLCGSCQANCPSGVKALDIFLKARAFLTGYYGLPPVKRAIFRGLLQNPKLFDTVLGVASKFQGLFTKPVNDMLGSSCARVFSDLIGGRHFAPLADKPLHDVATQRDTPRGHSGLKIAFFYGCVVDKMFPRIGEAVLKVCDHHGVGVFMPHAQACCGIPALSSGDRETFEKLVALNMKVFAESDFDVLVTPCATCTSTIKKIWPLMAEDLPATTRYQVKELSAKVKDISAFLIQDVGVTPADVAVSGEPVTVTYHDPCHLKKSLGVSAEPRALIGCNPRYKLQEMDGADSCCGSGGSFTLQHYDLSKRIGKRKRDNIVATGATVAATSCPACMLQIGDMLSQAGDTLAIRHPVEIYAETLAGR; encoded by the coding sequence ATGAGCGAGATGCGACAGCTCGTTGGGCTGCTCAAACAGATCGATGACCAGCTCGTGGCCTGCATGCGCTGCGGCATGTGCCAGGCCGTGTGTCCCATCTACGCCGAGACTGGCCTGGAGGGACATGTGGCCCGGGGCAAGATCGCCCTGCTTGAATGCCTGGCCGACGAGGTCATCAAGGACCCGGCCGGGGTCAAGGAACGCCTGGACGCTTGCTTGCTCTGCGGCTCCTGCCAGGCCAACTGTCCAAGCGGCGTCAAGGCCCTGGACATCTTCCTCAAGGCCCGGGCCTTTTTGACCGGCTACTACGGCCTCCCCCCGGTCAAACGAGCCATTTTCCGGGGCCTTTTGCAAAACCCCAAGCTCTTCGACACCGTGCTTGGCGTGGCCTCCAAGTTCCAGGGGCTTTTCACCAAGCCGGTCAACGACATGCTGGGTTCGTCCTGCGCCCGGGTCTTCTCCGACCTCATCGGCGGCCGCCACTTCGCGCCCCTGGCCGACAAGCCGTTGCATGACGTCGCCACGCAGCGCGACACCCCGCGCGGCCACTCGGGCCTGAAGATCGCGTTTTTCTACGGCTGCGTGGTGGACAAGATGTTCCCGCGCATCGGCGAAGCGGTCCTTAAGGTCTGCGACCACCACGGCGTCGGCGTCTTCATGCCCCATGCCCAGGCCTGCTGCGGCATCCCGGCCCTGTCCTCGGGCGACCGCGAGACCTTCGAAAAGCTCGTGGCCCTCAACATGAAGGTCTTCGCCGAATCCGACTTCGACGTGCTGGTGACGCCCTGCGCCACCTGCACCTCCACCATCAAGAAAATCTGGCCCCTGATGGCCGAGGATCTGCCGGCCACGACCCGCTACCAGGTCAAGGAACTGTCGGCCAAGGTCAAGGACATCAGCGCCTTCCTCATCCAGGACGTGGGCGTTACGCCGGCCGACGTCGCCGTTTCCGGCGAGCCGGTGACCGTGACCTACCACGATCCCTGCCACCTCAAAAAGTCCCTGGGCGTCTCCGCCGAACCCCGGGCGCTGATCGGCTGCAATCCGCGTTACAAACTCCAGGAAATGGACGGCGCGGATTCCTGCTGCGGTTCCGGCGGCAGCTTCACGCTGCAGCATTACGACCTGTCCAAACGTATCGGCAAGCGCAAGCGGGACAACATCGTGGCCACGGGCGCGACGGTGGCGGCCACGAGCTGCCCGGCCTGCATGCTCCAGATAGGCGACATGTTGTCACAGGCCGGCGATACGCTGGCCATCAGGCATCCGGTGGAAATCTACGCGGAGACCCTGGCCGGCCGCTGA
- a CDS encoding sigma-54-dependent transcriptional regulator, with protein sequence MKSVCIIDDDPEVRDTIISLTRKMRLTSEAAGGLEAGMELLARESFDVVFLDVRLPDGNGLAALPAIKRLPDAPEVIILTGMGDPDGAELAIQEGVWDYLVKPSPIKQIMLTLKRALKYREERRGDHGAPVSLSLSGCIAASPRMQPCLDQVARAAAASAAVLVTGETGAGKELFARLIHANSGRAKKPFVTVDCASLTETLVESTLFGHKKGAFTGADADRVGLVRLADGGTLFLDEVGEMPLSLQKTFLRVLHEKTFRPVGGIEELRSDFRLIAATNRDLAAMVEAGTFRRDLYFRLKTIELALPPLRCRVEDIKPLALAAADALAAEYALPQKGFDAEFMAILEAYDWPGNVRELRNVVERAFLASGREKTLYSMHLPQDVRIKVTKSTLERGMQSCNRPVSPLASGFGRPVEPVGRRTLKEYKEAMERRYLEGLLAEHGRDVAAMVEISGLSRSHFYALLKKNVLAVPDQDAAGE encoded by the coding sequence ATGAAATCCGTTTGCATCATTGACGACGATCCCGAGGTCCGCGACACCATTATAAGCCTCACGCGCAAGATGCGCCTGACCAGCGAAGCCGCCGGCGGCCTGGAGGCCGGCATGGAACTGCTCGCCCGCGAGAGCTTCGACGTGGTCTTTCTGGACGTCCGCCTGCCCGACGGCAACGGCCTGGCCGCCCTGCCGGCCATCAAGCGCCTGCCCGACGCGCCGGAAGTCATCATCCTCACCGGCATGGGCGACCCCGACGGCGCGGAACTGGCCATCCAGGAAGGCGTGTGGGACTATCTGGTCAAGCCCTCGCCCATCAAGCAGATCATGCTGACCCTCAAGCGGGCGCTCAAATACCGCGAGGAGCGCCGGGGCGACCACGGCGCGCCGGTTTCCTTGAGCCTTTCCGGCTGCATCGCCGCCAGCCCTCGCATGCAGCCCTGTCTGGACCAGGTGGCCCGGGCCGCCGCCGCCTCCGCCGCCGTTTTGGTCACTGGCGAGACCGGGGCCGGCAAGGAGCTTTTCGCCCGCCTCATCCACGCCAACAGCGGCCGGGCCAAGAAGCCCTTCGTCACCGTGGACTGCGCTTCGCTCACCGAAACCCTGGTCGAGAGCACGCTTTTTGGCCACAAGAAAGGCGCTTTCACCGGAGCCGACGCCGACCGGGTAGGGTTGGTGCGCCTGGCCGACGGGGGGACGCTGTTTCTGGATGAAGTGGGCGAGATGCCGCTGTCTCTCCAAAAGACCTTTCTGCGGGTGCTCCACGAAAAGACCTTCCGGCCGGTGGGGGGCATCGAGGAACTGCGCAGCGATTTCCGCCTCATCGCCGCCACCAACCGCGACCTGGCCGCCATGGTCGAGGCCGGGACCTTTCGACGCGACCTCTACTTTCGCTTAAAGACCATCGAACTGGCCCTGCCGCCCCTGCGCTGCCGGGTGGAAGACATCAAACCCCTGGCCCTGGCCGCCGCCGACGCCCTGGCCGCCGAATACGCCCTGCCCCAAAAAGGCTTCGACGCCGAATTCATGGCCATCCTGGAAGCCTACGACTGGCCGGGCAACGTGCGCGAGTTGCGAAACGTCGTGGAGCGGGCCTTTTTGGCCTCGGGCCGGGAAAAAACCCTCTACTCCATGCACCTGCCCCAGGACGTGCGCATCAAGGTGACCAAGTCCACCCTGGAGCGCGGGATGCAATCCTGCAACAGGCCCGTGTCGCCCCTGGCCTCGGGGTTTGGCCGGCCGGTGGAGCCCGTGGGCCGGCGCACCCTCAAGGAATACAAGGAAGCCATGGAGCGGCGCTATCTGGAAGGCCTGCTGGCCGAACACGGCCGCGACGTGGCCGCCATGGTGGAAATATCCGGCCTGTCGCGGTCCCACTTCTATGCCTTGCTCAAAAAAAACGTCCTGGCCGTCCCCGACCAGGACGCGGCCGGGGAGTAG
- the nifJ gene encoding pyruvate:ferredoxin (flavodoxin) oxidoreductase — translation MAKKMKSMDGNTATTHVAYALSDTAAIYPITPSSTMGEIADEWAAKGLKNIFGQTVTIREMQSEAGAAGAVHGSLAAGALTTTFTASQGLLLMIPNMFKIAGELLPGVFHVSARAIATHALSIFGDHSDVMSARSTGFAMLASASVQECMDLALVSHLSAIESSVPFVHFFDGFRTSHEIQKIEVIDYEDIKALVPHDKIAAFRARAMNPEHPDLRGTAQNPDIFFQGRERSNPYYQVLPGIVAAQMEKVAAVTGRPYKLFDYVGAPDAERVIVAMGSGCETIEEVVNYLTAKGEKVGLVKVRLFRPFAPDYLFKVMPASAKVVTVLDRCKEPGSLGEPLYEDICSAYVERGGSIPKLMTGRYGLGSKEFRPGMVQAIYDNMAAAAPKRHFVVGITDDVSGLSLPSAGVLPTVPEGTVQCKFWGFGSDGTVGANKSAIKIIGDNTDLYAQGYFAYDSKKSGGITVSHLRFGKKPIQSTYLVDAADYIACHKPSYVNTYEILEGIKDGGTFVLNSSWNTAEELEKNLPGHMLRTIAAKKIKVYNIDAVAIGAKVGLGARINMIMQTAFFKLAGVLPIEEAISLLKDSIKKTYGNKGEKIVKMNIDAVDMAMEGLVEIAVPAAWASVADAPAAAIDEPEYFNKVIRPILAQKGDEVPVSAFAENGSFPTATAQYEKRGVAINIPHWIKENCIQCNQCSYVCPHATIRPFLADEAEMAGAPASFDTLPATGKELKGLAYRMQVFPMDCMGCGSCADVCPAKQKALVMKPLETEAAEQVPNHGFAMKLKNKGSLVKRENLKGSQFYQPLLEFSGACAGCGETPYVKLLTQLYGERMMVANATGCSSIWGGSAPTAPYAVNADGHGPAWNNSLFEDAAEFGFGYNMALVQRRHKLADKVAAALEGSLSDALRAALAGWLAGKDDAAASRQYGDQMKSLLSAADPVQASILADADLFTKKSVWIFGGDGWAYDIGFGGLDHVIASGEDINILVMDTEVYSNTGGQASKATPLGAIAKFASAGKMTGKKDLARMAMTYGYVYVASVAMGADKNQTLKAFLEAEAHKGPSIVIAYAPCINQGIRKGMGKSMEEAKLAVETGYWPLFRYNPDAKAEGKNPLTIDSKAPAGDFQGFLAGEVRYAALEKMHPELSKKYRASMEQSYMERFKQLQYLAEMPVFDAPAAAGEAAHGDDPAFCAAASTAEHARPGNGDPCDEGRSGK, via the coding sequence ATGGCCAAGAAGATGAAGAGCATGGACGGCAATACCGCCACCACGCACGTCGCCTACGCGTTAAGTGATACGGCGGCCATTTACCCCATCACCCCCTCGTCCACCATGGGCGAGATCGCGGACGAGTGGGCGGCCAAAGGCCTTAAAAACATCTTCGGCCAGACCGTCACCATCCGCGAAATGCAGTCCGAGGCCGGCGCCGCCGGCGCGGTCCACGGCTCCCTGGCCGCGGGCGCGTTGACCACCACCTTCACCGCCTCCCAGGGCCTGCTGCTCATGATCCCCAACATGTTCAAGATCGCCGGCGAACTGCTTCCCGGCGTCTTCCACGTGTCGGCCCGGGCCATCGCCACCCACGCCCTGTCGATTTTCGGCGACCACTCCGACGTCATGAGCGCCCGCTCCACCGGTTTCGCCATGCTGGCCTCGGCCTCGGTCCAGGAGTGCATGGACCTGGCCCTGGTGTCGCACCTCTCGGCCATCGAATCGAGCGTCCCCTTTGTCCACTTCTTCGACGGCTTCCGCACCTCCCACGAGATCCAGAAGATCGAAGTCATCGACTACGAGGACATCAAGGCCCTGGTTCCCCACGACAAAATCGCCGCCTTCCGCGCCCGGGCCATGAACCCCGAGCACCCGGACCTGCGCGGCACGGCCCAGAACCCGGACATATTCTTCCAGGGCCGCGAGCGCTCCAACCCCTACTATCAGGTGCTGCCCGGCATCGTGGCCGCCCAGATGGAAAAGGTCGCCGCCGTCACCGGCCGCCCTTACAAGCTCTTCGACTACGTGGGCGCCCCCGACGCCGAGCGCGTCATCGTGGCCATGGGTTCGGGCTGCGAGACCATCGAGGAAGTGGTCAACTACCTGACCGCCAAGGGCGAAAAGGTCGGCCTGGTCAAGGTCCGCCTGTTTAGGCCCTTTGCCCCGGACTATCTGTTCAAGGTCATGCCGGCCTCGGCCAAGGTCGTCACCGTCCTTGACCGCTGCAAGGAGCCCGGCAGCCTCGGCGAGCCGCTCTACGAAGACATCTGCTCGGCCTACGTCGAACGCGGCGGCTCCATCCCCAAGCTCATGACCGGCCGCTATGGCCTGGGGTCCAAGGAATTCCGCCCCGGCATGGTCCAGGCCATCTACGACAACATGGCCGCCGCCGCGCCCAAGCGCCACTTCGTGGTCGGCATCACCGACGACGTGTCCGGCCTGTCCCTGCCCTCGGCCGGCGTGCTGCCCACGGTCCCCGAAGGCACCGTGCAGTGCAAGTTCTGGGGCTTTGGCTCCGACGGCACCGTCGGCGCCAACAAGTCGGCCATCAAGATCATCGGCGACAACACCGACCTCTACGCCCAGGGCTACTTTGCCTACGACTCCAAGAAGTCCGGCGGCATCACCGTGTCGCACCTGCGCTTTGGCAAAAAGCCCATCCAGTCCACCTACCTGGTCGACGCGGCCGACTACATCGCCTGCCACAAGCCCAGCTACGTCAACACCTACGAGATTCTGGAAGGCATCAAGGACGGCGGCACCTTCGTGCTGAACTCCTCCTGGAACACCGCCGAGGAGTTGGAGAAAAACCTTCCCGGCCATATGCTGCGCACCATCGCGGCCAAGAAGATCAAGGTCTACAACATCGACGCCGTGGCTATCGGCGCCAAAGTCGGCCTGGGCGCGCGCATCAACATGATCATGCAGACGGCGTTTTTCAAGCTGGCCGGCGTGCTGCCCATCGAGGAAGCCATCAGCCTGCTGAAGGACTCCATCAAGAAGACCTACGGCAACAAGGGCGAAAAAATCGTCAAGATGAACATCGACGCCGTGGACATGGCCATGGAAGGTCTGGTCGAGATCGCCGTCCCGGCCGCCTGGGCCAGCGTCGCCGACGCCCCGGCCGCCGCCATCGACGAACCCGAGTACTTCAACAAGGTCATCCGCCCCATCCTGGCCCAGAAGGGCGACGAGGTGCCGGTTTCGGCTTTTGCCGAAAACGGCTCCTTCCCGACGGCCACCGCCCAGTATGAAAAGCGCGGTGTGGCGATAAACATCCCTCACTGGATCAAGGAAAACTGCATCCAGTGCAACCAGTGCTCCTACGTCTGCCCCCACGCCACCATCCGGCCCTTCCTGGCCGATGAGGCCGAAATGGCCGGCGCGCCGGCGTCCTTCGACACCCTGCCGGCCACCGGCAAGGAGCTCAAGGGCCTGGCCTACCGCATGCAGGTCTTCCCCATGGACTGCATGGGCTGCGGCTCCTGCGCCGACGTCTGCCCGGCCAAGCAGAAGGCGCTCGTCATGAAGCCGCTGGAGACCGAAGCCGCCGAGCAGGTCCCCAACCACGGCTTCGCCATGAAGCTCAAGAACAAGGGTTCCCTGGTCAAGCGCGAAAACCTCAAGGGCAGCCAGTTCTACCAGCCGCTGCTGGAGTTCTCGGGCGCTTGCGCCGGTTGCGGCGAGACCCCCTACGTCAAGCTCCTCACCCAGCTTTACGGCGAGCGCATGATGGTGGCCAACGCCACGGGTTGCTCCTCCATTTGGGGCGGCTCGGCTCCCACCGCTCCCTACGCCGTCAACGCCGACGGCCACGGCCCGGCCTGGAACAACTCCCTGTTCGAGGACGCCGCCGAGTTCGGCTTCGGCTACAACATGGCCCTGGTCCAGCGTCGTCACAAGCTGGCCGACAAGGTGGCCGCCGCCCTGGAAGGCAGCCTCTCCGACGCGCTGCGCGCCGCCCTGGCCGGCTGGCTGGCCGGCAAGGACGACGCCGCCGCCTCCCGCCAGTACGGCGACCAGATGAAGTCCCTGCTCTCCGCCGCCGACCCGGTCCAGGCGTCCATCCTGGCCGACGCCGACCTCTTCACCAAGAAGTCCGTGTGGATCTTTGGCGGCGACGGTTGGGCCTACGACATCGGCTTCGGCGGCCTCGACCACGTCATCGCCTCGGGCGAGGACATCAACATCCTGGTCATGGACACCGAAGTGTACTCCAACACCGGCGGCCAGGCCTCCAAGGCCACCCCGCTGGGCGCCATCGCCAAGTTCGCCTCGGCCGGCAAGATGACCGGCAAAAAGGACTTGGCCCGCATGGCCATGACCTACGGCTACGTCTACGTGGCCTCGGTGGCCATGGGCGCGGACAAGAACCAGACGCTCAAGGCCTTCCTCGAAGCCGAAGCCCACAAGGGACCGTCCATCGTCATCGCCTACGCTCCCTGCATCAACCAGGGCATTAGAAAGGGCATGGGCAAGTCCATGGAAGAAGCCAAGCTGGCCGTGGAAACCGGCTATTGGCCGCTGTTCCGCTACAACCCCGACGCCAAGGCCGAGGGCAAGAACCCGCTGACCATCGACTCCAAGGCCCCGGCCGGCGACTTCCAGGGCTTTTTGGCCGGCGAAGTCCGCTACGCCGCCCTGGAAAAGATGCATCCCGAACTGTCCAAGAAATACCGCGCCTCCATGGAGCAATCCTACATGGAGCGCTTCAAGCAGCTGCAATACCTGGCCGAGATGCCGGTCTTCGACGCGCCGGCCGCTGCCGGCGAGGCTGCCCATGGCGATGACCCGGCCTTTTGCGCCGCCGCTTCCACCGCCGAACACGCCCGTCCCGGCAACGGTGACCCGTGCGACGAAGGCCGTTCCGGCAAATAA
- a CDS encoding FAD-binding oxidoreductase produces the protein MSNHLSQKFEEIVGTGNVLASEVDRHNYAYDAAVLPPQLPALAVRPETPEALGRVVKTCNELGLPLTVRGSGTNLSGGTIPSEGGVVVLTGALNKIIEINEADMYAVVQTGVVTAKFAAEVAKRGLFYPPDPGSQAVSTMGGNVAENAGGLRGLKYGVTKDYVMGMSFYDVDGELVKTGSRTVKCVTGMNLHGLMVGSEGTLGVFNEIILKLVPPPKASKAMMAIFDDLGKASETVAAIIAAKIVPATLEYMDDFTIKTVEDFAHAGLPTDAKALLLIEVDGHPAQVEDEAAEVEAICKRIGATRIQVAKDAVERNKVWEARRAALSALARVRPTTVLEDATVPRSKIPAMVGALEKIAEKYKLTIGTFGHAGDGNLHPTILTDKRDHAEFTRVEAAIDEIFDVALSLGGTLSGEHGIGMAKSKYMVKEVGQGSIMYAKRLKAAMDPKNILNPGKITGA, from the coding sequence ATGAGCAACCACCTGTCCCAGAAGTTCGAGGAAATCGTCGGCACGGGCAACGTCCTGGCCAGCGAGGTGGACCGCCACAATTACGCCTACGACGCGGCGGTCCTTCCCCCCCAGCTCCCGGCCCTGGCCGTGCGTCCGGAGACGCCCGAGGCTCTGGGACGGGTGGTTAAAACCTGCAATGAGCTCGGGCTGCCGCTGACCGTGCGCGGCTCGGGAACGAATTTAAGCGGCGGCACCATCCCCTCCGAAGGCGGGGTGGTGGTGCTGACCGGTGCGCTCAACAAGATCATCGAGATCAACGAAGCCGACATGTACGCCGTGGTCCAGACCGGCGTGGTCACGGCCAAGTTCGCCGCCGAGGTGGCCAAGCGGGGCCTTTTTTACCCGCCCGATCCGGGCAGCCAGGCCGTGTCCACCATGGGCGGCAACGTGGCCGAGAACGCCGGCGGGCTGCGCGGCCTCAAGTACGGCGTCACCAAGGACTACGTCATGGGCATGAGCTTCTATGACGTGGACGGCGAGCTGGTCAAAACCGGGTCGCGCACCGTCAAGTGCGTCACCGGCATGAACCTCCACGGCCTCATGGTCGGCTCCGAAGGCACCCTGGGCGTTTTCAACGAGATCATCTTGAAGCTCGTGCCGCCGCCCAAGGCCAGCAAGGCCATGATGGCCATCTTCGACGACCTGGGCAAAGCCTCGGAGACCGTGGCCGCCATCATCGCCGCCAAGATCGTCCCGGCGACCCTTGAGTACATGGACGACTTCACCATCAAGACCGTCGAGGACTTCGCCCACGCCGGGCTGCCCACCGACGCCAAGGCCCTGCTGCTCATCGAAGTGGACGGCCATCCGGCCCAGGTCGAGGACGAAGCCGCCGAAGTCGAGGCCATCTGCAAGCGCATCGGCGCCACCCGCATCCAGGTGGCCAAGGATGCCGTCGAACGCAACAAGGTCTGGGAAGCCCGCCGCGCCGCCCTGTCGGCCCTGGCCCGGGTGCGCCCGACCACGGTGCTCGAGGACGCCACCGTGCCGCGCTCCAAGATCCCGGCCATGGTCGGGGCGCTGGAGAAGATCGCCGAGAAGTACAAGCTGACCATCGGCACCTTCGGCCACGCCGGCGACGGCAACCTGCATCCCACCATCCTCACCGACAAGCGCGACCACGCCGAATTCACCCGGGTGGAAGCGGCCATCGACGAGATCTTCGACGTGGCCCTGTCCCTGGGCGGCACGCTGTCCGGCGAGCACGGCATCGGCATGGCCAAGTCCAAGTACATGGTCAAGGAAGTGGGCCAGGGTTCCATCATGTACGCCAAGCGCTTAAAGGCCGCCATGGATCCCAAGAACATCCTCAATCCGGGCAAGATCACGGGGGCCTAA